The following proteins are encoded in a genomic region of Methanoculleus bourgensis MS2:
- a CDS encoding ABC transporter permease, translating to MILVDLAVRNLRRHAVRSALAMVGIVIGVLAIASLGILGASLSALVGGLVSDVSDTILVTPHVAVSSGDPFDPRNILASRISDRDVALIEKAAGQNRVIPMIRTAERLTAGETSGYVTVYALRPDDIPFLLDAEAGRYPESTSPGVMVGSLLAEDLDLGVGSRIEFANESVRVIGIAAERGMGIDINPDYAVIVTDARYPDEDPGMVVVKVRDPADIGEVKGAIESQVNRRKEKVDVLDSREVLQLYYETMDAISLFLLGIGAVSLFVASVSILNVMIISVTERRREIGLMRSIGVSRREVLRIFLYEALALGVAGSIAGGILSALVGYYASAAASGLLGGFVVPAGEAAVSPAVAGYIAFGMAFGVAASVIAGLYPAWKAAGLNPIEALRYE from the coding sequence GTGATCCTGGTTGACCTAGCGGTCCGCAACCTCAGGCGGCACGCGGTCAGGTCGGCCCTTGCCATGGTCGGGATCGTCATCGGGGTCCTCGCCATAGCGTCGCTCGGGATCCTCGGCGCCAGTCTCTCGGCGCTCGTCGGGGGCCTTGTCTCGGACGTGAGCGATACCATCCTCGTCACCCCCCACGTGGCGGTATCAAGCGGTGACCCCTTCGACCCGAGGAACATCCTCGCTTCACGGATATCTGACCGGGACGTGGCGCTCATCGAGAAGGCGGCCGGGCAGAACCGCGTCATCCCGATGATCCGGACGGCCGAGCGGCTCACCGCGGGGGAGACCTCCGGTTACGTGACGGTCTACGCGCTCCGCCCCGACGATATACCGTTTCTGCTCGATGCGGAGGCAGGCCGCTACCCGGAGTCCACGTCGCCCGGGGTGATGGTGGGCTCGCTCCTCGCCGAGGATCTCGATCTCGGCGTCGGGAGCAGGATCGAGTTTGCGAACGAGAGCGTCCGGGTCATCGGGATCGCTGCTGAGCGGGGCATGGGGATCGATATCAACCCTGATTACGCCGTCATCGTCACCGACGCCCGCTACCCGGACGAGGACCCGGGCATGGTGGTCGTGAAGGTGAGAGACCCTGCCGATATCGGGGAGGTGAAAGGTGCCATCGAGAGCCAGGTCAACCGCAGGAAGGAGAAGGTGGACGTCCTTGACTCGCGCGAGGTGCTCCAGCTCTACTACGAGACGATGGACGCCATCTCCCTCTTCCTGCTCGGCATCGGCGCGGTATCGCTCTTTGTCGCGAGCGTCTCGATCCTCAACGTCATGATCATCTCTGTTACGGAACGGAGACGTGAGATCGGGTTGATGCGGAGTATCGGCGTCTCCCGGCGCGAGGTCTTGCGGATCTTCCTCTACGAGGCCCTGGCCCTCGGTGTCGCCGGGAGCATCGCCGGGGGGATCCTGAGCGCTCTCGTGGGCTACTACGCGAGCGCAGCCGCTTCCGGGCTCCTCGGGGGGTTCGTCGTCCCGGCCGGGGAGGCTGCCGTGAGCCCGGCGGTTGCCGGCTACATCGCCTTCGGGATGGCGTTCGGGGTTGCCGCAAGCGTCATCGCCGGGCTTTACCCGGCGTGGAAGGCGGCGGGCCTGAACCCGATCGAGGCGCTCCGCTACGAGTAA
- a CDS encoding DUF3303 domain-containing protein produces MLFVLWYKFEPEHTHQVLELWKHFQFPSDVKVHNRYLLIGRHMSVAVFEAPDERSILKITAPFSSYGVAHVAPAMSLEEAIKTTW; encoded by the coding sequence ATGCTCTTTGTCCTGTGGTATAAGTTCGAGCCTGAGCACACCCACCAGGTTCTGGAACTCTGGAAGCACTTCCAGTTCCCCTCTGACGTGAAGGTCCACAACCGCTACCTCCTCATCGGGCGGCACATGTCGGTCGCCGTCTTTGAGGCGCCGGATGAGCGGTCCATCCTGAAGATCACCGCGCCGTTCAGTTCCTACGGGGTTGCACACGTCGCGCCGGCGATGTCGCTCGAAGAGGCGATCAAGACGACGTGGTGA